A genomic stretch from Mycobacterium paraterrae includes:
- a CDS encoding prenyltransferase: MSWSEAPGVVGVLSPEQSRQTAESIAALQYSSGEIPWSDGGHTDPWDHVECAMALTAAGLLKPARRAFDWCRNQQRADGSWPIQLRAGVIEDANSDSNFCAYVAVGVWHHVLVTGDRTFACAMWPTVRAAIDFVLDLQLEGGEICWARSSSGPLTEALLTGCASIFHSIRCALALANVVDEPQPEWEVALGRLGHAIAVHPSAFTEKPHHSMDWYYPILGGALRGPAATARIADRWDDFVVDGLGIRCVDDRPWVTGAETCELVLALDAMGDRKAALTQFAAMQHLREKDGSYWTGLVFSDGKRWPVERTTWTGAAVILAADALSSTTPGSGIFRGTDLPRGLEGDYDCECAASPSDR; this comes from the coding sequence TTGAGCTGGTCTGAAGCTCCGGGCGTCGTCGGCGTCCTGTCCCCCGAGCAGTCCCGGCAGACGGCTGAATCCATTGCCGCGCTGCAGTATTCGTCTGGCGAGATTCCCTGGTCCGACGGGGGCCACACCGACCCGTGGGACCACGTGGAATGTGCGATGGCCCTCACGGCAGCGGGTCTGCTGAAACCAGCCCGGCGTGCCTTCGACTGGTGCCGCAACCAGCAACGTGCGGACGGCTCGTGGCCGATTCAGTTGCGCGCGGGCGTGATCGAGGACGCCAACAGCGACAGCAATTTCTGCGCGTACGTCGCGGTCGGCGTCTGGCATCACGTGTTGGTCACCGGCGACCGGACGTTTGCTTGCGCGATGTGGCCGACCGTACGCGCCGCCATCGACTTCGTGTTGGACCTACAACTCGAGGGTGGCGAAATTTGTTGGGCCCGCAGTAGTTCGGGACCACTGACCGAGGCCCTGTTGACGGGCTGTGCCAGCATCTTCCACAGCATCCGGTGTGCGCTGGCATTGGCCAACGTGGTGGACGAGCCGCAACCCGAGTGGGAGGTCGCGCTGGGCCGTTTGGGACATGCGATCGCGGTCCATCCTTCGGCGTTCACCGAAAAGCCGCATCATTCGATGGACTGGTACTACCCCATCCTGGGCGGTGCGCTGCGGGGTCCTGCGGCGACGGCCCGGATCGCCGATCGGTGGGACGATTTCGTCGTCGACGGCCTGGGCATCAGGTGCGTGGACGACCGGCCTTGGGTGACCGGAGCGGAGACGTGCGAATTGGTGCTGGCCCTCGACGCCATGGGTGACCGGAAAGCAGCCCTGACCCAGTTCGCCGCGATGCAACATCTTCGCGAGAAGGACGGTTCTTACTGGACCGGCCTGGTGTTCAGCGACGGGAAGCGGTGGCCCGTCGAGCGCACTACCTGGACCGGTGCGGCGGTGATTCTGGCGGCCGACGCACTGTCGTCGACCACCCCGGGCAGCGGCATTTTCCGCGGCACCGACCTGCCGCGCGGCCTCGAGGGCGACTATGACTGCGAGTGCGCTGCCAGCCCGTCGGATCGTTAG
- a CDS encoding carboxylesterase/lipase family protein, which yields MHQHTVRVTTAAGTVEGFTRDGVHRWRSIPYARPPLGVLRFRAPQPAQPWRGVRYCHGFTKCAPQERRYSMLGVGKYQAMGEDCLTLNVVAPEAAPAEPLPVMVFIHGGGYIMGSSATPIYDGIALAKRGCIYVSVNYRLGALGCLDLSSLSTADVTIDSNLFLRDLILALRWVQDNIAAFGGDRSNVTIFGESAGAHAVAALLTAPDAEGLFAQAISESPASGMTRSTEVAAEFATRFATIVGGSGRNAVDALMTASPAELVAAQNRLIDDGVRDMLGAFPIGPVFGDDVLPLDPVDAMQQGKAHRVPLIVGTNAEEGRLFTRFLPLLPIKEPMIEALLAEVEPAVRTRITDAYPDYPGRSACIQLGGDFAFGSAAWGMAEAHSRHAPTYLYRYDYAPRVLRWSGLGATHATELLAVFGIYRTKFGALLTAPADRRSAMRVTREVQRRWRTFSRTGSPGDDWPAYTDTDRAVMVFDRKSHLEFDPHPERRRAWEGFSLAR from the coding sequence ATGCACCAACACACCGTCCGCGTGACTACGGCCGCGGGCACTGTCGAGGGCTTCACCCGAGACGGCGTTCACCGTTGGCGATCGATCCCGTACGCCCGTCCACCGTTGGGGGTTTTGCGCTTCCGCGCGCCGCAACCGGCCCAGCCCTGGCGCGGGGTGCGTTATTGCCACGGCTTCACCAAATGCGCACCACAAGAGCGTCGCTACTCCATGCTCGGGGTCGGCAAATATCAGGCCATGGGTGAGGACTGCCTCACTCTCAACGTGGTCGCGCCGGAGGCGGCACCGGCCGAGCCGCTGCCAGTCATGGTGTTCATCCACGGCGGCGGATACATCATGGGCAGTTCGGCGACACCTATTTACGACGGGATAGCGCTGGCCAAGCGCGGTTGTATCTACGTATCGGTCAACTACCGCCTCGGCGCTCTGGGCTGTTTGGACCTGTCGTCGCTGTCGACCGCCGACGTCACCATCGACAGCAATCTTTTCCTGCGCGATCTGATTCTGGCGCTGCGGTGGGTGCAGGACAATATCGCCGCGTTCGGCGGTGACCGATCGAACGTCACGATATTCGGGGAGAGCGCCGGGGCACACGCTGTCGCGGCGTTGCTGACGGCGCCTGATGCCGAAGGCCTCTTTGCACAAGCGATTTCGGAAAGCCCCGCCAGCGGCATGACGCGCTCGACCGAAGTCGCCGCGGAATTCGCCACCCGCTTCGCCACGATCGTCGGCGGGTCTGGCCGCAACGCCGTCGACGCCCTGATGACGGCATCGCCAGCCGAACTGGTGGCGGCCCAGAATCGGTTGATCGACGACGGTGTTCGAGACATGTTGGGAGCGTTTCCCATTGGGCCGGTCTTCGGTGACGACGTGCTGCCCCTCGATCCGGTCGACGCGATGCAACAGGGCAAAGCGCACCGGGTTCCACTCATCGTGGGGACCAACGCCGAGGAAGGTCGACTGTTCACCCGATTCCTGCCGTTGCTGCCGATCAAGGAGCCGATGATCGAGGCGCTGCTGGCCGAGGTCGAACCAGCCGTGCGGACCCGCATCACCGACGCCTACCCCGATTACCCGGGGCGCTCGGCGTGCATTCAGCTGGGCGGCGACTTCGCGTTCGGCTCAGCGGCGTGGGGGATGGCCGAGGCCCACAGCAGGCACGCCCCGACCTACCTCTACCGCTACGACTACGCACCTCGGGTGCTGCGCTGGTCCGGGTTAGGGGCCACGCATGCGACCGAACTGCTTGCCGTGTTCGGTATCTACCGCACCAAGTTCGGGGCGCTGCTCACCGCGCCCGCCGATCGGCGGTCAGCGATGCGCGTGACCCGCGAAGTGCAAAGGCGCTGGCGAACATTCAGCCGTACCGGCAGTCCCGGTGACGACTGGCCGGCCTACACCGACACCGACCGGGCGGTAATGGTGTTCGACCGCAAGTCCCATCTCGAGTTCGATCCGCATCCCGAAAGGCGGCGCGCGTGGGAAGGCTTTTCCCTGGCGCGATGA
- a CDS encoding gluconokinase, protein MQSPRNLSVVVMGVSGSGKSTVGAALAHRLDIPFADADAFHPAANIAKMAAGVPLDDADRGPWLDAVGQWLADHDSGVMSCSALKRRYRDQLRSYRSDLAFLHLTGSPGVIGARQAGRPGHFMPSSLVMSQFAALEQLEPDEHGLAVDVECGVDAIIEAFLTFLGLAA, encoded by the coding sequence ATGCAGAGTCCCCGAAATCTTTCCGTGGTGGTCATGGGCGTCTCGGGCTCCGGCAAGTCGACCGTCGGCGCCGCATTGGCGCATCGGCTCGACATTCCGTTCGCCGACGCCGACGCGTTCCACCCGGCAGCGAACATCGCAAAGATGGCCGCGGGAGTGCCTCTCGACGATGCCGACCGCGGGCCCTGGCTGGACGCCGTAGGTCAATGGCTGGCTGATCACGACAGCGGCGTCATGAGCTGCTCGGCGCTCAAACGCCGTTACCGCGACCAATTGCGGTCGTACCGAAGTGACCTCGCGTTCCTGCACCTGACGGGTTCACCGGGTGTCATCGGCGCCAGACAGGCCGGGCGCCCCGGTCACTTCATGCCGTCGTCTTTGGTGATGTCGCAATTTGCGGCGCTGGAGCAGCTCGAACCCGACGAACACGGGCTGGCGGTCGACGTCGAATGCGGCGTCGACGCCATCATCGAGGCCTTTTTGACATTCCTCGGCCTCGCGGCATGA
- a CDS encoding NAD-dependent epimerase/dehydratase family protein translates to MRIAVTGASGFVGRGVVLRLLSAGHDVVGLSRHKPESWPSQAGFVHGDIRDAAAVHRAVAGAEVVVHCAWVANPATVHAGDHEVNIGGTSNVLDAVARCGSRRLVFASSAHVYGPGPARSEDAPLQPESRFGREKARAEELIAASGAQWVAIRTAPIVGRGIDNWVRRTLASALFPDDASRVLQVVHSDDAHRVFVHAAVAPDVDSGPVNLAAPGELTLRQIARAFGRPLAPRLLRVLSPAAELDLLLGTPSVDTAMLDQHWNYTPAWTGHDCLHDAALAVRGRVSVGPWTTSLPWRLTHVQDIPAIDIPAADGSPTELAGPPGDNGEFDTPIDPRFPTYLATNLSEALPGPFSPASASATVKGLRASGAIIAERLRPGGLIQREMATRTVGVFAHRLYGAITTAHYMAEVVPFVKPEMVVRQSQFFGPSVASIPIHGERQLPPESRRASGPLRTIRNLGVFGVNLAGLIVGANRDTADYTRDVEWLEEVVTGDLSQLSDARLQSLILLARDQVIDGWVLASGSFMAFAALSVILRGLCGRDMVLPVGRELASAGLLSAVYRLADTARRDPAVTRILSGPGDHLEQLSAQAPQFHRALLAAVAAFGHRGPAELEMRSSSYADDPGLLLRMVAKALDTPRRSEPRQPSVPLRARPVASLTAHQVRDREIRRDRVVRANWLLRNLLRELGRRLVASKVLDAEDDVFYLLVDELDALPDDPAALVARRRAEQRRLAAVNPPAVFSGDWQPTAVESAVLAAGQVLQGAGVSGGRARGRVRIVRPDTIDDLEPGEILVAEVTDVGYTAAFSYASAVVTELGGPMSHAAVVAREFGIPCVVDVQHVTRRLPPGALIEVDGTAGTITVVEADLPSAAT, encoded by the coding sequence ATGAGAATCGCCGTCACCGGGGCCAGCGGATTCGTCGGCCGCGGCGTCGTCCTGCGGCTGCTCAGCGCCGGGCACGACGTCGTCGGCCTATCGCGGCACAAGCCCGAAAGCTGGCCCAGCCAGGCGGGATTCGTTCACGGCGACATCCGCGACGCCGCCGCCGTGCACCGAGCGGTGGCCGGCGCCGAGGTGGTCGTGCATTGCGCGTGGGTCGCCAACCCCGCCACGGTTCACGCTGGCGACCACGAGGTCAACATCGGCGGCACCAGCAATGTGCTCGACGCGGTGGCCCGCTGCGGAAGCCGCCGGCTCGTCTTCGCCTCGTCGGCCCACGTCTACGGTCCGGGGCCGGCCCGTTCTGAAGATGCACCGCTGCAACCGGAGTCGAGGTTTGGCCGCGAGAAGGCACGCGCCGAAGAACTGATTGCGGCGTCCGGCGCGCAATGGGTGGCGATCCGCACCGCGCCGATCGTCGGCCGCGGTATCGACAACTGGGTGCGACGGACCCTGGCGTCGGCGTTGTTCCCCGACGACGCAAGCCGCGTTCTGCAGGTCGTGCACAGCGACGACGCGCATCGCGTCTTCGTCCATGCCGCCGTCGCCCCGGACGTCGACAGCGGGCCGGTCAACCTCGCCGCTCCCGGCGAACTCACCCTGCGCCAGATCGCCCGCGCATTCGGCCGTCCGCTGGCGCCTCGACTCCTTCGCGTGCTGAGCCCGGCAGCCGAGCTCGATCTCCTGCTCGGCACCCCTTCGGTGGACACCGCGATGCTGGACCAGCACTGGAATTACACTCCCGCCTGGACCGGGCACGACTGCCTCCACGACGCCGCCCTGGCAGTGCGGGGCCGGGTGAGCGTCGGACCATGGACGACCTCATTGCCATGGCGCTTGACCCACGTTCAGGACATTCCAGCCATCGACATCCCGGCCGCCGATGGGTCACCGACCGAACTGGCCGGCCCCCCGGGCGACAACGGTGAGTTCGACACTCCGATCGACCCGCGATTCCCGACCTATCTGGCCACCAATTTGTCCGAGGCGCTGCCCGGACCGTTCTCACCGGCATCGGCGTCGGCCACGGTCAAAGGGCTACGCGCATCCGGCGCGATCATCGCCGAACGACTGCGGCCCGGCGGATTGATTCAACGCGAAATGGCAACCCGCACGGTGGGTGTCTTCGCCCACCGGCTCTACGGCGCGATCACCACCGCGCACTACATGGCCGAGGTGGTGCCCTTCGTCAAACCGGAGATGGTCGTCCGGCAAAGCCAGTTCTTCGGCCCGAGCGTGGCCTCGATACCCATTCACGGTGAACGACAGCTACCGCCCGAATCACGCCGCGCCTCCGGGCCGTTGCGCACCATCCGCAATCTGGGTGTCTTCGGGGTCAACCTAGCCGGGCTGATCGTCGGCGCGAACCGTGACACCGCCGACTACACGCGCGACGTCGAATGGTTGGAAGAGGTTGTCACCGGCGATCTTTCACAGCTCTCCGATGCGCGGCTGCAGAGCCTGATCTTGCTCGCCCGCGACCAGGTGATCGACGGTTGGGTGCTCGCGTCGGGCTCGTTCATGGCCTTTGCGGCACTCAGCGTGATCCTGCGCGGCCTGTGCGGACGCGACATGGTGTTGCCGGTCGGCCGGGAGCTTGCCAGCGCGGGCCTGCTGAGTGCGGTATATCGACTGGCCGACACCGCGCGTCGCGACCCCGCCGTCACTCGAATTCTCTCCGGCCCAGGCGATCACCTTGAGCAACTGTCGGCGCAGGCCCCACAGTTTCACCGCGCTCTGCTCGCCGCGGTGGCCGCGTTCGGACACCGGGGCCCCGCCGAGCTGGAGATGCGGTCCTCGAGCTACGCCGACGACCCAGGGCTGTTGCTCCGCATGGTTGCCAAAGCGCTTGACACGCCTCGTCGTTCCGAGCCCCGCCAGCCGTCGGTTCCGCTGCGCGCCCGACCGGTGGCGTCGCTCACGGCCCACCAGGTTCGCGACCGCGAAATCCGCCGCGACCGGGTGGTGCGCGCGAACTGGTTGCTGCGCAACCTGCTTCGCGAACTGGGTCGCAGGCTGGTGGCATCGAAAGTACTCGATGCCGAGGATGACGTGTTCTATCTCTTGGTCGACGAACTCGACGCCCTGCCCGACGATCCCGCTGCCTTGGTGGCGCGGCGCCGGGCCGAGCAGCGCCGGTTGGCGGCGGTCAATCCGCCGGCGGTGTTCAGTGGCGATTGGCAACCCACAGCCGTCGAGTCAGCCGTTCTCGCCGCCGGCCAGGTACTTCAGGGCGCCGGCGTCAGCGGTGGCCGGGCGCGCGGACGCGTCCGTATCGTCAGGCCGGATACCATCGACGACCTCGAGCCGGGAGAGATCCTCGTCGCCGAGGTCACCGACGTCGGCTACACCGCCGCGTTCTCCTATGCGAGCGCGGTCGTCACCGAGCTTGGTGGGCCGATGTCGCACGCCGCAGTCGTGGCCCGTGAATTCGGCATCCCGTGTGTGGTCGACGTGCAGCACGTGACGCGACGGTTGCCGCCGGGTGCGCTGATCGAGGTCGATGGCACAGCCGGAACGATCACGGTCGTCGAGGCCGACCTGCCGAGCGCAGCCACCTGA
- a CDS encoding TetR/AcrR family transcriptional regulator, whose translation MSNPVARESTRRRLTAKQADTVERLGNAAMCVLSREGFSGLTIRMVAAEAGVGAATAYTYFSSKEHLVAEVFWRRLASTPAESAGSPDRLARVIVVLRQIALLVADEPALAGAVTNALLSQDPEVEHLRLRIGREIHQRLVTALGDANDPELVESLELLYAGALVRAGMGYASYAEIADRLETSARLLLAEQP comes from the coding sequence GTGTCCAACCCGGTAGCTCGGGAATCGACCAGACGCCGCCTGACCGCCAAGCAAGCCGACACCGTCGAGCGGCTGGGCAACGCCGCGATGTGTGTGTTGAGTCGAGAAGGCTTTTCCGGCTTGACAATTCGTATGGTCGCAGCGGAAGCCGGCGTCGGGGCGGCCACCGCGTACACCTACTTCTCGTCGAAAGAGCACCTCGTCGCGGAGGTGTTTTGGCGGCGGCTGGCGTCCACTCCCGCCGAGTCCGCCGGTTCACCGGATCGGCTGGCGCGCGTCATCGTGGTGTTGCGCCAGATCGCGCTGTTGGTCGCGGACGAACCCGCGCTAGCCGGCGCGGTGACCAATGCATTACTCAGTCAAGATCCCGAAGTCGAGCATCTGCGGCTACGCATCGGCCGTGAGATACACCAGCGCCTGGTTACTGCATTAGGTGACGCGAATGATCCTGAGCTGGTCGAATCGCTCGAGCTGCTGTACGCCGGCGCGCTGGTGCGTGCGGGCATGGGATATGCGTCCTACGCCGAGATCGCCGATCGGTTGGAGACATCCGCGCGACTTCTGTTGGCCGAGCAGCCCTAG
- a CDS encoding DoxX family protein, whose protein sequence is MLIRRIARPLLSAAFIGQGVETLRNPAVSLEATEPTVAALRQLPEPYGDKVPSNPETAARINAAVQIAGGLLLATGKAPRVASAALAFTVIPGSLGGHLFWTESDPERKAQKRRDLLTDLSLLGGLIIAAADTAGKPSLGWRGRQAAERVSEAVASALPLTGSDDSLLDSELAERIAHGLHIGAERSRELASAAAERSAPVVEAARKRSEELAHEAAKKSKPVVKKARKQAAKRGAELAETVRERGADLAETARDRGSEWAHDAAKKGKPVVKKARKKARKRGAELAETVRDRGSEWADIALDRGSEWADIARDRGSDWAETARDRGAEWAEIARERGSELGERAYERGSELAEVARDRTEELAHRGRVKARRWA, encoded by the coding sequence ATGTTGATTCGTCGAATCGCTCGTCCCCTGCTGTCCGCAGCATTCATCGGTCAAGGCGTCGAGACGCTGCGCAACCCTGCGGTGTCGCTCGAAGCGACCGAGCCGACCGTCGCTGCGCTGCGCCAGCTGCCCGAGCCGTATGGAGACAAGGTCCCGTCGAACCCCGAAACGGCCGCGAGGATCAACGCGGCTGTCCAGATCGCCGGTGGGCTGTTGCTCGCGACCGGCAAGGCTCCGCGCGTCGCCTCGGCGGCACTCGCGTTCACCGTGATACCGGGCAGCCTTGGTGGGCATCTCTTTTGGACCGAAAGCGACCCTGAGCGCAAAGCCCAGAAGCGTCGTGACCTGCTCACCGACCTGAGCCTGCTGGGTGGGCTGATCATTGCCGCGGCGGACACGGCCGGCAAACCGTCACTGGGATGGCGTGGAAGGCAAGCCGCAGAACGAGTTTCCGAAGCGGTGGCGTCGGCGCTGCCCTTGACCGGGTCGGATGACTCGTTGCTGGACTCCGAACTCGCCGAGCGGATCGCGCACGGTCTTCACATCGGCGCCGAGCGCAGCCGGGAACTTGCCAGCGCGGCGGCCGAGCGCAGCGCGCCGGTGGTCGAGGCGGCGCGCAAGCGCAGTGAGGAACTCGCGCACGAAGCGGCGAAAAAGAGCAAGCCCGTCGTCAAGAAGGCTCGCAAGCAAGCAGCCAAGCGCGGCGCCGAACTCGCCGAGACGGTGCGCGAACGCGGGGCCGACCTGGCCGAAACGGCGCGCGACCGCGGCAGCGAGTGGGCCCACGATGCGGCCAAGAAGGGCAAGCCTGTCGTCAAGAAAGCCCGCAAGAAGGCGCGTAAGCGGGGTGCCGAGCTGGCCGAAACGGTGCGTGACCGCGGCAGCGAATGGGCCGATATCGCTCTCGACCGCGGCAGCGAGTGGGCAGACATCGCCCGCGACCGCGGCAGTGACTGGGCGGAGACCGCCCGTGACCGCGGCGCCGAATGGGCCGAGATTGCCCGCGAGCGGGGCAGTGAACTCGGTGAACGGGCCTACGAGCGCGGCAGTGAGTTGGCCGAGGTAGCGCGCGACCGCACCGAAGAGTTGGCTCACCGCGGACGCGTCAAAGCGCGTCGCTGGGCCTGA
- a CDS encoding DUF6328 family protein, which produces MDVINHPERDQAWDAAQRGGETETQRLDRNWVSLLQELRVVQTGVQLLTGFLLTLPFQPRFDGLNTTMRVIYLVTVGSSVAATVLLEAPVALHRLLFRRHRTVFVVSAAHRFAFAGLLLMGTALTGVTVIIFGAVAGPIAGAIAGACAVAGQLGFWVLFPLAARHEALPPDS; this is translated from the coding sequence ATGGACGTCATAAATCACCCCGAACGCGACCAGGCCTGGGACGCGGCGCAACGCGGCGGTGAGACCGAAACCCAACGCTTGGACCGTAATTGGGTGAGCCTGCTGCAAGAGCTTCGTGTTGTGCAGACGGGCGTCCAGCTGCTCACCGGCTTCCTGTTGACGCTGCCGTTTCAGCCTCGCTTCGATGGGTTGAACACCACCATGCGGGTGATTTATCTCGTCACGGTGGGCTCTTCGGTCGCCGCCACGGTATTGCTGGAAGCACCGGTTGCGCTGCACCGATTGTTGTTCCGGCGGCACCGAACTGTGTTCGTGGTGTCCGCGGCGCACCGATTCGCCTTCGCGGGACTGTTGCTGATGGGCACGGCTCTCACGGGCGTTACGGTGATCATCTTCGGAGCCGTGGCCGGACCGATCGCCGGCGCGATCGCCGGAGCCTGTGCGGTCGCGGGTCAGCTCGGTTTTTGGGTGTTGTTCCCGCTCGCAGCACGGCACGAGGCCCTTCCTCCAGACTCGTGA
- a CDS encoding ecdysteroid 22-kinase family protein, with protein sequence MTAHCDNVVERPADLTATWLTAALGAGAVADFTTERIGTGQMSECYRVRLSYADDAVGRPESVVLKVAATDPMSRQTGMTLGLYEREVRFYRYIAPRLQGPIAPCYHTGFDAASGIFDVLLGDAIPAVVGDEIRGATSAQAHTAVTELARLQGPLLNDSALADAAWLNREAPIDQALITTLFAGFVDRYGDRILPQHRVVCERLVGGFDGYLAEEAAEDRLHGLVHGDYRLDNMLFGAEGAERPLTVVDWQTVTWGPAMTDLAYFLGCALPVADRREHYDALLDGYHRALGQPAPISVADVRDGVRRQSFFGVMMAIVSSMLVERTERGDEMFMTMLHRHCEHVLDTDALAILPEPAAAQPLCPAGSDESSHTPTDEPLWNESWYADFADAAQGLGGWVRLGLIPNQQTAWLNGLLCGPNLPTVALVDFEVALPADPWTVHAGAIQFTHSVVDPLTTYRVALSGPGQSYEDPAALLRGEQGSQVEVALELDWTTAGTPYQYKVTTRYEIPCTVTGYVAIGNTRYALDAVPGQRDHSWGVRDWWSMDWLWSALHLDDGTHLHAVDVAIAGLPPMSVGYVQRDAVEELEKISRVETFDATGLPIGATLAIEPGDITASVDIHGHAPLRLVAEDGRVSQFPRVWATVSTADGRTGVGWLEWNRNLSAP encoded by the coding sequence ATGACTGCACACTGCGACAACGTCGTCGAACGGCCCGCTGACCTCACCGCGACGTGGCTGACGGCAGCCCTCGGCGCGGGGGCCGTCGCCGATTTCACCACTGAGCGCATCGGCACCGGACAGATGAGCGAATGCTATCGGGTCCGGCTCAGCTATGCCGACGACGCAGTGGGCAGACCGGAGTCGGTGGTGCTCAAGGTCGCCGCCACCGATCCGATGAGCCGTCAGACGGGAATGACGCTCGGCCTCTACGAGCGGGAGGTCCGGTTCTACCGCTACATCGCCCCGCGCCTACAGGGACCCATTGCGCCTTGCTACCACACCGGCTTCGACGCGGCATCCGGGATCTTCGACGTGCTGCTGGGCGACGCCATCCCGGCTGTCGTCGGCGACGAAATCCGCGGCGCCACAAGCGCGCAAGCCCACACCGCGGTCACCGAGTTGGCTCGGCTGCAGGGCCCACTGCTGAACGACTCCGCGCTCGCCGACGCCGCCTGGCTCAACCGCGAAGCACCGATCGACCAGGCGTTGATCACCACGTTGTTCGCCGGCTTCGTCGACCGCTACGGCGACCGGATCTTGCCGCAACACCGGGTGGTGTGCGAGCGCCTGGTCGGCGGATTCGACGGCTACCTGGCCGAGGAGGCAGCCGAAGACCGACTCCACGGTCTGGTCCACGGCGATTATCGGCTCGACAACATGCTCTTCGGCGCCGAGGGCGCCGAACGTCCGCTCACCGTGGTCGATTGGCAGACGGTCACGTGGGGCCCCGCCATGACCGATCTGGCGTATTTTCTCGGCTGCGCGCTGCCGGTCGCAGATCGCCGCGAACACTACGATGCTCTGCTTGACGGCTACCACCGCGCGCTCGGGCAGCCCGCACCGATCAGTGTGGCCGATGTTCGTGACGGGGTTCGCCGGCAAAGTTTCTTCGGGGTGATGATGGCAATCGTGTCCTCGATGCTGGTGGAACGCACCGAGCGCGGCGACGAAATGTTCATGACGATGCTGCACCGTCATTGCGAACACGTACTCGACACCGACGCGCTGGCGATTCTGCCCGAGCCGGCCGCTGCGCAGCCACTCTGCCCGGCAGGTTCCGACGAGTCTTCTCACACTCCTACCGATGAGCCGCTGTGGAATGAAAGCTGGTATGCCGACTTCGCCGATGCGGCACAGGGATTGGGCGGCTGGGTGCGGCTTGGTCTGATTCCCAACCAGCAGACGGCCTGGCTGAATGGCCTGCTGTGCGGACCCAACCTGCCTACGGTCGCGCTTGTCGACTTCGAGGTTGCGCTGCCAGCCGATCCGTGGACGGTGCACGCCGGTGCGATCCAGTTCACCCACTCGGTCGTCGACCCCTTGACCACCTATCGCGTCGCGCTGAGCGGTCCTGGCCAGTCCTACGAGGACCCGGCCGCGTTGCTGAGGGGCGAGCAGGGGTCACAGGTCGAGGTGGCGCTCGAGCTCGACTGGACCACTGCCGGCACGCCCTACCAGTACAAGGTCACCACTCGGTACGAAATACCTTGCACTGTAACGGGATACGTAGCTATCGGAAACACACGATATGCCCTCGACGCGGTGCCCGGCCAGCGAGACCACTCATGGGGAGTCCGGGACTGGTGGAGCATGGATTGGCTCTGGAGCGCGCTGCACCTCGACGACGGGACACACCTGCACGCAGTAGACGTCGCGATTGCGGGCCTTCCGCCGATGAGCGTCGGTTACGTCCAGCGTGACGCCGTCGAAGAGCTGGAGAAGATCTCTCGCGTCGAGACATTCGATGCGACCGGCTTGCCGATAGGCGCGACCTTGGCGATCGAGCCCGGTGACATCACCGCCTCGGTCGACATACACGGTCACGCGCCGCTGCGTCTGGTCGCCGAAGACGGCCGGGTCAGCCAATTCCCGCGGGTTTGGGCGACCGTCAGCACGGCCGACGGAAGAACCGGTGTCGGTTGGCTGGAGTGGAACCGTAACCTGTCCGCTCCGTGA
- a CDS encoding class I SAM-dependent methyltransferase, whose protein sequence is MTTFPKHAADDDLTSRLFALADRVTGFMPADEGQALHDAAMSYLDHGIGVEIGTYCGKSTVLLGAAARVRDSVLYTVDHHHGSEEHQPGWEYHDTSLVDPVTGRFDTLPTLRHTLDEAGLDDNVVAVVGKSPVVARGWRTPLQLLFIDGGHSEEAAREDYDGWAKWVGAGGALIIHDVFPDPRDGGRPPYEIYCRAVESGAFTEKVAIGSMRVLERTAGDAGAAV, encoded by the coding sequence ATGACAACCTTCCCAAAGCACGCCGCAGACGACGATCTGACCAGCCGGTTGTTCGCGCTTGCCGACCGAGTGACCGGCTTCATGCCTGCTGACGAGGGGCAAGCCTTACACGATGCGGCCATGAGCTACCTCGACCACGGCATCGGCGTCGAAATCGGGACCTATTGCGGCAAGTCGACGGTTTTGCTGGGCGCGGCCGCACGGGTGCGCGACAGCGTGCTGTACACCGTCGACCATCACCACGGCTCGGAGGAACACCAGCCCGGATGGGAGTATCACGACACCTCGCTGGTAGACCCGGTGACCGGACGCTTCGACACGTTGCCGACGTTGCGGCACACGCTTGACGAAGCGGGGCTGGACGACAACGTGGTGGCCGTCGTCGGTAAATCGCCCGTGGTGGCGCGGGGTTGGCGCACGCCGCTGCAGCTGCTGTTCATCGATGGTGGTCACAGCGAGGAGGCGGCCCGCGAGGACTACGACGGCTGGGCCAAGTGGGTGGGTGCCGGCGGCGCACTGATCATCCACGACGTGTTTCCCGATCCCCGCGACGGCGGCCGGCCGCCGTACGAGATCTATTGCCGCGCAGTGGAAAGCGGCGCATTCACCGAGAAAGTGGCAATTGGGTCGATGCGAGTGCTGGAGCGCACCGCAGGGGACGCCGGGGCCGCGGTCTAA